A segment of the Nomascus leucogenys isolate Asia chromosome 1a, Asia_NLE_v1, whole genome shotgun sequence genome:
atagtcccagcatttttggaggctgaggtgggcagatcacgaggtcaagagatggagaccatcctggccaatatagtgaaaccccgtctctactaaaaaaacaaaagttagctggacatggcggtgcacacctgtaggtggaggttgcagtcagcccagatcgcgccactgcactccagcctggtgacagagtgagactctgtctcaaaaaaaaaaaattcctagataCTTTACATGTATATGAAAATTAGTGAAGCCAAGAACTAGACTTGGTGTCAAAAATATTAGCTttacattacattttattatttactaccTAGTTAATCTTGGCCAAGTTCCAtattttatagttgaaaaatggggttaatataaagaatattataatTTGTAAATCGTAAagtggtacacatacacatatatacatatttatatgaaatatttaaacattattactgtttttattggttgatttaaatgagtgaattatcAAGACAGACTCTTAAGCTACAGAGTAAAAGATGTAAAGACACTATATAATGTTCTCCAAAGACTATCACATTCATGCGGAGCTGTTCTGGGCAATGGTCTTGTCATAGGAACAGTCATACAAGATACTATGAGATCAACAACTAACTATGCTTTAAACAATTGTCAAATTTCAGGATATGCGAttcaatgtattattattaaatgtctataaaatacacaattaaaCTAACTATAAGTTATTAGTATCAggcctagaaaaaaatataaacacacaaaaatgtcaAAGTTGCTGTGAAATTTTAACCACTTTATAAATTGCTGAATTAAAATTCCAGTCTTTGTTGAGTAGTCTTTTGCCCTCTTTACTGCTTGTTTGCTGGGGTTAATGAAATGAAGATGTTAGGCTTAGAGTTGTTGATTGGCCAGGGGTTTTAGAAACCTCAGCTCAGGAGAGTGTCCTCAAGTCAGGATCATGTCCTCAACAGCAGGAAAGTTTCCGTCTGCATGTGTGTCTGATCGTAGGTAGATCTTCACATATTGGTGATGCGGTATAGGTGCTTCCAGCATTACCAATTTCATTGTATTCTAGTCACACACATTACTGAAGATAACTGGATGTCAGAACTTCAAGCAAGCACTCCTAATATGTGCCAAAAGAATGATTGTTCAGGTAATTCATACTGTTTGTTTCTTGGCAGTAAACATATTTTATGTTAGATCTTCTTTTGATTTCCTGAAAGCAGATGACATGGGTGAGATTAACCAGACACTtgtgtcagaatttcttcttctggGTCTTTCTGGATACCCAAAGATTGAGATTGTTTACTTTGCTCTCATTCTAGTTATGTACCTAGTGATTCTAATTAGCAATGGTGTTCTAATCATAGCAAGCATCTTTGATTCCCGTCTTCACATGCCCATGTACTTCTTCCTGGGCAACCTCTCTTTCCTGGATATCTGCTATACCTCCTCCTCTGTTCCCTCAACATTGGTGAGCttaatctcaaagaaaagaaacatttcctTCTCTGGATGTGCAGTGCAGATGTTCTTTGGGTTTGCAATGGGGTCAACAGAATGTCTGCTTCTTGGCATGATGGCATTTGATTGTTACGTGGCCATCTGTAACCCACTGAGATACCCCATCACCCTGAGGAAGGTGGCATATGTATTGATGGCTTCTGTGTCCTGGCTCTCCGGTGGAATCAATTCAGTTGTGCAAACACTACTTGCCATGAAACTGCCTTTCTGTGGGAATAATATTATCAATCATTTCACATGTGAAATATTAGCTGTCCTCAAGCTAGCTTGTGCTGATATATCCCTCAATATTATCACCATAGTGATATCAAATATGGCCTTCCTGGTTCTTCCACTGatggtcatttttttctcctatacgTTCATCCTGTACACCATCTTGCAAATGAATTCAGCCACAGGAAGACGCAAGGCATTTTCCACATGCTCAGCTCACCTGACTGTGGTGATCGTATTTTACGGtaccattttctttatgtatGCGAAACCGAAGTCTCAAGACCTGATTGGGGAAGAAAAATTGCAAGCATCAGACAAGCTCATTTCTCTGTTTTATGGGGTAGTGACGCCCATGCTGAATCCTATAATCTATAGCTTGAGAAATAAGGATGTAAAAGCTGCtgtaaaatatttgctgaacaaaaAACCAATTCACTAATGAAACGAGGACATGTAGGTCTTTGTTTAACAGTCACAAAGATGGACTCATAGGTTAATCAGTGTGAACCTTTTTTGGAGAAACCATGGTTAGAGAGACAGATTTTTATCCTTTGCCTTTACTAGCCCTGCTCGTCTAGAATCACTGATAACTATAGTTTGCTACAAACTCCAACATGCCCTGATCCAGGTTTCACAAACATAATTAATTCTCTTAGAATCTCGTCCCTTGTGATGTCTGAAATGAGTGTTTCTGTGTAGAAACATAGTGGAAAACAATCACACTATAAGCTTTGGAAATAGAGAGGCAATAGTACAAAATCTGCAGTTCCATAAACTACCTAGGTGATATTGGATagattattctttctttctaagaCATAGTTACCTTACTTgtgataaggaaataaaataataaaaaaatcccgGTCCCAATATCATTTAATGTTTCAATAAGTTGGAGGAAACACCTAGCATAATACTGGCTTCACAGTGTCCAAGAATTTCAGAATTGAAGCTAAGACACCATAGTGAGGACTAAAAGTTGCTATTTATCCCCTCCTTTACTCTCAGCTAATAATTACTAGAGCCAGATGTCTCACTGAAAGTCACCCCCTTAaggtaatattttctaaaattttaaaattcaatattttctaaaattctaaaaaaatcaaaaagaattaaaaaaagaaaagttgttgtCACTAGGGCTACCTCCCAAAGATATCATTCTAATGTTTCTCTTAGTAAGTAAGAGTCATATATtcatcatgtttttattttgatttattaaatCTACTATGAgcacttgggtttttttttttttaatgtccaacACATGTTTTCACAGGATAAATTCTAAGGCATGAAATTAATAGGCCAGGTGGCATAAACTTTTAAAGTTCCTGGCTAGCTTACCATTAGAAAGGTTGTATTACTACCCTAAATACCATTATATGTTTCCCCCAATATGTTTGCAGCTCTGTTTAAATGCATATGCAGACATACATATATCTCcatttatacacacatgcatttgtgtatatatatgatatgaatattttttctttaaaacatttttttgaaaattttcattttcaaatatttaacaaaagaatgagaataataaaagtcAATGTACTAATTGTACAGCTTAAATAATTACACATGGTCAACCTTCCTTCATCATTATCCATACCCACTTATCTTCTTCCTTTACTTTAAAGCAAATTCTGGACATAATTACATCATGTTATGTATTATGTAATTATGTCTAGGACATCTGTGCGTGTACATATTTAAATGACACAAATCCAAAGGTCCCCATTCACATTGTAGTCTATGAGAATGCACTTCCAGAACACAAGTTGTGATATGAATGATGCCTCCTCCAATTAAGAATAAGACAGTGCTGGTGAGGACTGTGAACCATGAAAAGGGTGCATGAGTCacataaaagacattatttctcACTTCAGTGGGTTGTTGTTATAAGAAAATTCAGGATGTGTATTGactaattttctaaatttcaagAGAAGCCTGGAcatcatagtgagaccatgtctctacaaaaaattaaaaattaatcaggtATGATGATGCATGGCTATGGTCccatttacttgggaggctgagatgggaggatcacatgagcccaggagtccaaggctgcagtgagctatgattgtgccactactccagcctgggtgacagagcaagaccccatctcttaaaaagaaataaatacatttcaagaTAGGCCAGATTTTTATATTAAACATGGCAACATTTACCCAGGGTTGGCTATTTTACAGAACGCATGTGATTCCAGATTGTGTACTCATATAAGGCTTTAATAGAGATACAGGACATGGTTCTGCAGGAGGAAGAAATTTCAGTCCAAAAAGGAGAGTTCTGAAAACTTCAATCATACTTTCCAGGCCACTTTTGAGAAACTGTCTTTTAGAACAATTCAATCAATGTTGAATTATACACCAAATACATTGTTGTCATTAACTGCTTATTGCTTAAATAGAGTTTGAGTGTATATTTTGAACCCCAAATGTTGATCTTCCTAGGTTACTGTCATACCGTAGTAGTAACGTCCAAATGTATCTTAGAGTATGTCAAAGAGCTTCTCATAGGCTCCTTTTATAGCTGCAATTACTTCTCTTTTCCTccactttaatttattttacctaGATTATCTTCCCTGGAGTAGGACTGTTAGGTTCAGCTAGAAAACTGACATAAAGTTGGCAGCAATATAAACCCTTTATCAATTCTGTTATATTGGAGTAGGGTTGGATAACTGCAAGCATATAGGCCTGCATCATCCACCAGGTAGGAAAGACAGAAACCATTAATCCCACTTTTAAAAGGTGAAAAGAGAGAATGATCCATATTATCATTCTTTTAGGAATATGGGCAGTAGTAATATTTAGATGTATTGTTATGGTGTTGTGGTCAGCAAATAATGTTCTGGAACTCATAAATGCAATGAGTGTCCTGCCAACACAGAAGcaggcaaataaaaagaaaaagtgttagaAACAGAAAAGTTTCTTTGAACACCTGTATCATTCCCACTATCTTCTCTGTATCTTCTACAATAACTCAATAATAGATCCAATGGTGGTCTCCATTTAATTCCATGTATAGCAAGTTTTAACACACATTCATTCAGTTGTGAAACACATCCCTTTAGTCCTTGTTACCCTCCAATTTTGTAAGCAGGGGTTTCAGTTGTtcatttcaattttcatttgtccATGTTTTTGTGAATGGGAATGGATATAAATCTACTATTTATGATGCTTTGTTACTCAATGTTGAATTTTAGAGTTCTTTAACAAGGTGACCAAcatccaaattaaaataatacatttgctCTCGGCCTATACTAGTGGTGTTAGTAGTATTTGCTTTATTTGCGAGGTATGCAATCCTAAATCCAGAATAAGTGTCTGTCTCTGTCAGTATTCACTGTTATCCACCTGGAAACCAGATAATGGGCCAGTATAACCCATTTGCCAGCTATGGCTCCTCCCGGATCCTTTCAGTAGCCGACTTATAACTGCCattcatctctgatttttctgCTGAGAAGCAGAtcaatttttatgtgtatttcctGCTCTTGAGGGAGACAATGGGATGCATATATTTTCATACTTTGTTGCATTGCTCGAATGCCTCTATGCCCTCTCATCTTATGTCCCCTAGAGGCCACTTCCAAAAAGAGAATAAAGGCTCCCCTTTGTTGATTGTAGTCCTTTTCTGAATTCAGAAGGGAAGTTCTATAATACATATAGATAAGTTTCACTCCAATAATCTCTCTTCAGGTTAATAAAATGTCTCACTACTCATTCCATGTAGGAGTCCTTTATCTTCCAGTCATATGAGGCCTATATTTTCAGACTATTCCATTAGCTATTGTCTAAGAACTGGCAAAAATTCATATAGTATTGTTATTGTCATTATCTGGTTCTTCTGAAGAGTGAACGTTCTGAATTCTCTCTAGGTCAAATGCTAACAATGACTTGGGAATAGTATTTCATCACTTTTACCACAGTTTACTCATCT
Coding sequences within it:
- the LOC100603276 gene encoding olfactory receptor 13C3; translated protein: MIVQVIHTVCFLAVNIFYVRSSFDFLKADDMGEINQTLVSEFLLLGLSGYPKIEIVYFALILVMYLVILISNGVLIIASIFDSRLHMPMYFFLGNLSFLDICYTSSSVPSTLVSLISKKRNISFSGCAVQMFFGFAMGSTECLLLGMMAFDCYVAICNPLRYPITLRKVAYVLMASVSWLSGGINSVVQTLLAMKLPFCGNNIINHFTCEILAVLKLACADISLNIITIVISNMAFLVLPLMVIFFSYTFILYTILQMNSATGRRKAFSTCSAHLTVVIVFYGTIFFMYAKPKSQDLIGEEKLQASDKLISLFYGVVTPMLNPIIYSLRNKDVKAAVKYLLNKKPIH